The nucleotide sequence GTTTGAGGCTCTTCATTCTCTCTGATTCACTAGAAGCTCAGTTTGAGAGTTTGACTGAGATCTGTTGTGGTCTGCTTCTTTTAGTTTATGAGGTCTGGACTCAAACGCTGTATTTGTGAGCAGTGTGTTCATGAATTTAGGACTCAACAAGTCATCTGAAGAAAACATAGTTTGATTATTTCTTGAATCTCTGTTGTTCTTCGTTTCGGACACATTTTAAAGAAGATGATCTCAAATCCTGCTGTTTTCTGTCTACTGGTGTTTGTCACAAAGTGTAagtgatttcattttaattttgcttttACTGAATTCATATGTATATAAAACTAActtgatgttttttatttgtttggtttGTTCAGATAAGATAAATGTGGATTAGTTCACTTCATGCATCACTATTAATATGcaatgaatatattttcttttcttaaaaaaaaaaaaagttgtttcagGTGTGTTTGTCGCTGTGacagatgaagtgaagtcagtgtcagtgactGAAGGAGATTCTGTCTCTCTAAACACTGATGTTAAAGTACAGACAGATGATATGGTACGGTGGACGTTTGGACCTCAAAACACTCGAATAGCTGAAATCATTAAAAGAGAccaaattaactttatttttgtcagtaatgatgagagattcagagacaaaCTGCTGttggacaatcaaactggatctctgaacATCAGAAACATCAGATCTGAACACACTGGACTTTATGAACTGACCGTCATCAGTGGAAAAACCTCACTGAAGAGCTTCAGTCTTACTGTGTACGGTGAGTAAACTGTCACTAATGctagaattaatatttttttataatcgtCTGAACTCACAATGCTGTAAATGATATACTGTATGATGCCCAAACTACAACTGACATCACCttctaaatgttaaaataatatatcaaataGCTGCTCAAATGATCAATCGTTGTTTTAGAGTAGAtgtaaaagcattcatttctttctCAGCCTTTAAAATGCTGGTTTCTTTTTGATTATCTTTGCAAGAAAACATCTAATTTTATCATAGTTTGTTGATtataacacatacagtacatggtcTTTCATGTTTTCCAGCTCCTCTTCCCTCTCCTGTCATCACCAGTAACACCTCAAactgttcttcatcatcatcatcatcatcatcaacatcatcagtGTCCAGATGTTCACTGTTGTGTTCAGTTGTGAATGTGAGtgctgtgactctctcctggtacaaaggaaacagtttattgtccagcatcagtgtgtctgatctcagcatcagtctctctctacctctggaggtggaatatcaggagaacaacatctacagctgtgtgatcaacaatcccatcagaaaccagaccacacatctggacatcactcaactctgtcacaCGTGTCCAGGTCAGTGATGTTACTTAATCTGTTGCTCTTTGTAATACTGATGTTTCCTATTTATAGGCTGACACTTAACATTATTTTGGCTGAATTCAGAACAGAAAGGTTTTTCTCTCCATGTTCATAACAGATCAGAGCCAGCGTTCATATTTGAATCTGATGATAATAGTCAGTGTGTGGCTGTTGGTGTTCATGTCTGCTGTTATAATcatgagctgctgctgctgcaggaaACTGTGTCAAGAACAGCAAAAGGGCAAGTAACTGACAAATCTTAATGTATATTATTGACTTATACATtgtgttaatattatattaatttactttgtgtttgaatatgaaaaatattaaaccaaTTTACCTGAGAACAATCTAAACATTACCTGAGAAGCGAAGTTGAAGTCTcgttctttaaaaaatgttttaaattgtggTTACATTTTTCTTACAAGGAGAAAGTATGGGGCAAGAATCAtgtaattaagattatttttcttacacaactGGCAATTTTTATTTtcgttttaagcaaaaactaacCAAATTTTGATACCTTTTTTGTCATTTCACTTGCACCTTGAttaaagaatgtttagatatttatactaaaaatcaagaaaaaaatactaaggAAATAATTTTTTGGAGTGTATCTCCAGAGTTATTATTGATTGTCATTCCATCATATTCCATTCGATGGCAGAAAACTATTTAACAAACTGAATATCATATACTCCATATTCTCACATGTCTGTGTTTGTAGATCTGAAAATGAGAGAACAGCAAAACATATCTGAATACACAAATATCATCTACAGCCTTCAGAAGAAAGATCAACCAGAGGTCAGTAAACATTTTATCTGATCATGATTTTACgttatatattactttatttactttacagTTTCAGGAATGAATTAAGGTCTGTTCATCTACTTCCGCTCAGCTCAGAGGTTTAGTCATGTTTGTGAAGTTGAATGTTTCTTCCTTACAGTTAGGCTCGCTGGATGTGGACAGAACAGAGACAACTGTGAACTATCGACACACAACACAGTGAAACTCAGTTTATGATGAACTGAACGTCTCTAGGAAACGTTTGTCCTAAACTAGACCTCCTGTGTTTCATCAGGAGTCCTCGTGTTTGAGCAGATGCTTCATGATGATTCACTGTCTCCTGTGCTGAAGGATTCAAAGATGATGAGCAGGTGTGAGCTTGATTTGTGGATGTTTGATGCTGGACTTACACTACAgttaaagagaagagaagaacatCAAGATGAACACTAAACAGTGTAAGATGAAATGTACAAGAACATTGTttggaaaataattaataatgatttaGGCCGTTTTCCTGTTTCACTTAACCTGCTCAAAATGAGCtcaaattaaaacatgatttatctgatatatataatttctaaatatcCCTTTTGTCATGTCTTCTCACCACTGAACCCTCCTCCTATGAAATGTTCCATTGAGTCATCCGCCAGCTGCTCTTTGTAGGATGTAATTTCAGTAATGATGGGAAAAACCCTCCCCTCACACAGTCTCTTTGTGTTGATCGTCATGAGCGCAGACCAGATGGAGTTTGATGTGTTTGTAGTCAGGGCCGTAGCTGGAGTTAGTGCAGGTTGTGTCATTGGGCCCTGTCTGAAATTGTTTAATGTGtatgtttgttctatttatttatttgtgctatttacacaatgattacgtgttttttttttttttttttttttttttcaagtttgtaggtttCCAGGTACAGAAACAGAATATTCTTTATTCACTataaaatcaaaccaaaatgtattcagacaccttcaacatttctcacattatttgatatagtttagaaaatggtaataaaatatgacatgaaCTCATGAAAATTTTATCtttataatgtcagataactttaaTAGAAAGATATGAATCTATAATCAACCAAAaattcagacaactgttagtGAGTCCAGACCCGTTGTTTCTTCCTGTCACCACCAGAGGGAGTCAATTCCCATTCTCCCGGACTCATTTACCCCACACTCCACACACCtggtcacacactcacacacacagctgttgcccaTTGTCACAGACTATATATTCTCATCTCACACACCATTCTGCCTGGCTGAATTAATTGTATTTCTAGTGCGAGCGTATTTCTAGTCATGTATGTTGTTGATTTAGCTGTTGTCGAGTTTGAACCTATTTTGTTTTGCCATGTCGGCCTTTTTGTTTCAGTTAATTAAAAGTCTTTTCCTGCACTTGGACCCAGACCCCGTTTCTTCCACGGGGCTCTCTTTGCTTTGCCGTGACAAAAATTtgcacaactatcaatactttgaccaattaccaagcaattcttaactttgttcagtctgtggtgtggaaaagttcacattagcaattaaagaaataacacttaagcaaaacatgctccgGTCAACATGTCCCAAATTTTTCCtcagttttactggtagtccgCTGTATGAAGAATtgttgggtataatatgtcacagtttacttcattttgtatcattataatggatgcattgtctTTTAAATTAAACAGGACTTTGTGTTCAAACCAATGATATTGTTTTCACGTTGTTATCATGAATGAACTGTGCTCAAGCTTGATTTGCTTGAGATTATTTCATTTTGTAATCAAATTCTGACATTAAATTTCAGCTTTTTAACTGaagatgtaaaaatgtaatttctccaGGGCTGAATATTTCAGATGGAGTTTGAATATCCCAGATCCACTTATATGTGTCATcgcattttaaaatctttcccACGCCCCTGACCTGCATCTAAAGTTCCTTACCAACAGAATACTTTATAAACAGGTGATTTccataatatattaaatgattttgcatagttttttttctgctgtggaTTTTCAGAAGGCCTTTGAGTGGAATAAACACGAGGGTCTTCATGCACTGTGACACAGTGACATCTCTGAGTTTCTGAGTCAGAGCGAGATCTGCTGTGGTCTGGTTTATTTAGGCCATACGTCTACATGTTCACTGAACCGatgtggttttgttttatttttgggtaaatgGACAGCCAGTATATGAGAATTGATCTATTATGGGATGTGTGTGGTTGACGTTATGTGCATTTGAGCAGTGGACTGCTTCTGTTCTCAGACTCATGTTTGCCAATTGATTTGACATCCACATCAGTAGATAACATTAGTAAATGTAgtagttatttatttagaaatgtccTTTCTTTTCTGTATTTCAACTTTGCTAATGGTTTGCACTAAACCTTATGTGTATATACAATTGTCTGCTTTTTGACCAATTGCTTATGATGCCCatcacttgttagtctctttggATGAAAGTATAAAAAGTGTTAACCGACCGGAATAGTAATTGAAGATTTTTAGGTCAGTTGTATCAGTATCTTCATGCTTCATGCAAAATATATGtatgatgttaaatattcattacATGCTCAGATCTCCAAATAATTATGGAATTATTAAACATAGTTAGATCATGCGTCAGCAACAtagcatatactgtataaaatatttattgtttactttaaacttttatttttaagcacTGGTGCATTATCCAATAAGCATGCTCTGTTTTCATATTTGCATAACCAGTAAATGGTATTCACACAATCACCACTACATTTGATGAACACAGATTTAATGTTTCTGCATATGTATGTGATGCTCTACAGGAAATAGTGGCCAACCAGAACCAAAGTGTCAAAACATCTCTTGAAAGTGTGAACTCAGACATTGAGTCAAATAAATGAGTTTCATTATATTTTCTGTCAATGACTagatttatgtaaataaaagtaACATTTGCCATCTTTTGTTCTTGTGGTTCtaataattttaacaagtgcatcTAGTCTCAAGATCCCAAGCCCCTAACACCCCTCAGGGGGTGGAGTCATAACCAAAAGGAAGTTCATATATGGTTTGTTATGCATTCAAAaatcacaaatacatttatttggttTATTGTCCTGTTTTCCTGTATTTGTCCAGTGGATGTTTGAAGAATGTTTTCCCAGTAAACtcagaatttaaaattttaacaatttaacaattaaTTTCTCAGTCAATGCATGTGATCAAAATCAGTAAATGGTGAAGTAgttctaaattaataataatttcggTAATTATTTCCTTTTAAGCGCTATGCTATAGCGTCATCAAGCGTCCTTCTCTTCCTCTATGAGCAGACTTACTTCTGCTTATGTGGCTGTCGTTTTGAACACATTTCCAATGGTGCTATGAGCACATACATTATCAGAAATCTTTCAGACATATTTGGAGGAATATGAATTCAGACACTGCGTTCATCTGTTTATGGATTCTTATCACAAATGGTAAATCAGATTTCATTTCATGTTGTGTGGTCATCTCAGGAAAAAAAGCCTGCAcaaataataatcttttgtcagtgaactgctttttctttttctttgtaagttataaagacatatttaaaatttgatgcttttttttatatacccaTGTTACTTTTTGGTTTGTAATGACAGATCTTTCCTTTGTTTTCACGTGTTTCAGGCATGTTTGGTGATacagatgaagtgaagtcagtgtcagtgactGAAGGAGATTCTGTCTCTCTAAACTCTGATGTCTCTGAAGTACAGAGAGATTACATGATTCTGTGGATGTTTGGACCTCAAAACACTCGAATAGCTGAAATCATTAAAAGAGACCAAACTAACTTTATTTTTGTCAGTaatgatgagagattcagagacaaaCTCCAGatggacaatcaaactggatctctgaccatcagaaACATCAGAACTGAACACTCTGGACTTTACAAACTGACCGTCATCAGTGGAGAAACCTCACTGAAGAGCTTCAGTGTTACGGTGTACGGTGAGTAAACTGTCACtaattgttcatttattatttattctagtCTGAAATGTGTATGCTGCACAAAAGTTTCTAAATGCTTGCACAGATCTACAGCTGAACtgacaaatgtttaaataatataagaaatagCTGCTCAAACACTACTTTGGAGTAAATACTGTACAatcattaatttctttcttgaCTTTGCATTGAAAATTTTGGTTTCTTCTTATTAGACTTGCAAGAAAACATCTCCATCATGttatttttggttgtttattGATAATACTGAGATAAGACTTACTTTTACTTGTTCTTTCTATATTGTTTTCCAGCTCCTCTTCCCTCTCCTGTCATCACCAGTAACACCTCAAactgttcttcatcatcatcatcatcatcatcaacatcatcagtGTCCAGATGTTCACTGTTGTGTTCAGTTGTGAATGTGAGtgctgtgactctctcctggtacaaaggaaacagtttattgtccagcatcagtgtgtctgatctcagcatcagtctctctctacctctggaggtggaatatcaggataacAACaactacagctgtgtgatcaacaatcccatcacaaaacagactcaatacaacatcaacatcactcaactctgtcatATGTGTCCAGGTAGGTCAGTGGTAAATGTAGTGCTCTTTACAGACCTGAAAGGGTTCAAATGAACACTAATGTCTCAGTGTTCTTCTGTTTCTTTCCTCAGACTCTGTTCATTGTTGTGgttctactgaagctgtgatccgattggtcgtctctgctctggtgggcgtggctgcAGTTGCTGCTTTAGTTTATGACTTGAGATCTGGAAGAGCTCAGTAAAACAGAACACAAGCAGGGAACAGGGAACTATGTTTTCTAATCTAACAGGATGTGTTAAATATAACACGTGTTGAATGTGATGCCAAGGGGCAcaaaacctttcttttttttttttttttttttttttttttgcattatttaaaatatacaatgtaATTTAGAAAAGTATAGAatgaagtggaaaaaaaagaagaaaaaaaaacacgtctctgcaccttttttatttgaatataaagcCTATTTAAAATGAAAGTACGGTAATGGATAAGTAAAGCTGCCCCCTTGTGGTCCATGTAGGAGCATGAAATGCAttgttcattggtgataaatatAATGTGAGCATAAACGGCAAGTTCCGTCTCCTGTAAATGACAGCAGCTGAGCAGTGAAGGGAGATCAAAGCTTTTAGGATCTCTGAATCAACTGAACCAATTGTTCTGAAGGCGGTCAAACATGTATAATGACACCTATTACAAAACTATAACAAATGTTTTCATGAAAGTGTAATCTTTTAAATGTGATCTACTATCCTAATTCAATACAGTTAAATATGAAGATTCtgtaaaattgtgtttaatttgtAGTGTTTGTTATGTTTGTTATTAAGCAGGGCTTCATTAAACACAATTAAGTACCATTATCCTTGTGTTATAACTGCTtaagtattaaaattaattaaattaataaaaaatgagtcTACATTATAAAACTGTCTGGAAATCagttaacctgataactgtcactcatgtttttgaagatagacttgaatgtgcatgatacaaacctaaatttttatgtttcatgtctgaaaacattttgtaacatgattttaatgtaccatttacatggtaatgcaatgtctgattttaaaatgggttttaaaggatgaattttgagattttatgttttcacgtgatatataacttctgatgatttctaaaatgtgatagagaaaaaggcaacgaggaagtcttttttttaaacaaaggtcaaagctccttttgtactgtagatttctgagggtgcactcttgtcataaattcatctattacttttcctacataatttttaacaaaaaatattggtataatatatatttgggagtcttagacctttccaacgatatatagtttgtcaagattagattaaatttgattgtaatatagtgtagtcaacgtaggcgtcccgtatacgggacggggtgacatttaacaggttaaaaaccATTAGACACTTGTTCATGGTTGACCAAATCACATCCatctaacattaacattttaaaatgttttgtaagcAGCTGATCTCTGTTGGACATGTTCAGATAAATCAACATTAGAGTTTATTCACCAAACTATGTTTGTTAATAGTGTGCTGCTTTATCTCCAAATGATTCATAAAAGTTGTTGAACACACATTGTCGCATATTTGTGCCCAGAATtgtggaaagttacttttaaaaagtaattcattGCATTATTGCTGTCACGGATACGAACCCCGTGAGTCCCTCCagtggccagcagagggcaccatCACCCGAATACTGACACTTACAGGCATCCAAACACTCACGTACACTGATACTGACTACATTACCCAATAGCCCCGTACCTTGGACTGATCAACCGGCCAGGTGTTCCCTATCAGAGACTGCCATATAAGCCAGACCTTTGCATCACCTCATTGCGAGGTCTTGTTACTGCCACGGCTAACTTTTCTGAGCGTTTTACCCTGTCttgttttcccagttgccaaCCTTTGTTGTTTATCGATCTttgaacctttgctgcctacctTTGAACCCTGATTGTTATACGGACTGTGATACTTGCTTGTTACCCCGACCCACTGCTTGGTATTGACTACGATTCTGATATTCATGTTACactgtgtttgctgatcctgacCCTTCGCCTGTACGACTACGAGTGTTCTAATAAAAGCTGGCAAATGGATCCCAAGTCGAGTCATTCATCGTTACAGAAGACCTCGCCGGGACAAGATCCAGCAGCATATGAACATCTCTGCACCAACCTGGCAGCTCAGGCAAGTCAGATCGCTGCTAATCAGCAACAGTTAAATCGTCTTACCACCGTCACGGAGGAATTGGTGAAAGCTATTCAGAATCTCCACAGTCCTGTTGTCACAACACCCGCGCCACCAGCGGCCGCCATTACACATGGGTTCCCACCCCCTCTCAGATTAACCCACGACTGGCGTTTCCTGAGAAATTCGACGGTGACCCTAATAAATGTAAAGGCTTCTTACTTCAATGTTCGCTGTTTGTGGAACAACAACCCATGCTCTATTCCACTGACAACGGTAAGATTGCCTTTGTTTGCTCTTTGTTAACCGGAAGGGCTCTTGACTGGATTACCGCTGTATGGCGCACGGATGGGTCATCTTTCTCCTCCTTCAACGATTTCCTCACACGCTTCCGTGAGGTTTTCGATCATCCCAAGGAGGGAAAGAGCGCTGGTGAACGCTTGCTAGAGCTCTCTCAAGGGAAATCTTCAGCTGCTGAGTATGCTATGAACTTCCGCACACTGGCAGCACAAACAACCTGGGTGAGTGACACCTTAAAAGTTCTGTTTCGGAAAGGTTTAAGTCATGAATTACAAGCTGAACTGGCATGTCGAGATGAAGGGAAAAGTTTGAACGATTTCATCGAACTGACAATAGCAATTGACAATCTGCAACGTTCACGTAAACCCCGTTCTCGTGTCAGCACTGCCATTAAAGCAGCTCAGTCTGTTGAAGACCCTGAACCTATGCAAGTTAATTCCTATCATCTCTCATCTGAAGAAAAGAATCGTCGCTTGGCAAATCGTCTATGTCTGTATTGTGGATCCCCAGGTCATCAACGAGCCAGCTGTCCTTCACGTCCCTCATCTGTCTCGTCCAAATTGGTGAGTGAATCCTTACACTCTCTCCATCCTGTAAACTGTGTGATTGTACCCCTGAAACTAACCATTAACAACGTTCAAGTGACCACATTTGCTTTACTGGATTCTGGAGCGGCTGGGAACTTCATGTCAGCTGAGTTTGCAAGAACAAACAAAGTATCATTAATACCCTGTGCTAACTCTCTGTCTGTAGCTACCATAGATGGTCGTCCCCTGGGAACTGGTATCATCACTCATCTTACTCAAAGTCTATCCATGACAACCGGTTTACTGCACCAGGAGGTCATTCAGTTCTACATTCTGCCCACGTCTAATACACCCGTAATTCTGGTACTACCATGGCTGAGACTACACGATCCACTAGTATCATGGAGGGAAGGTCAGATATTAAAGTGGAGCACtaaatgtcaaacaaaatgtctatcTACCATTTCTCCTCTCCCAGTGCATTCGTTGGTGATTAACGAGGAGTCATCCGAGGTTCCCAATCTACCAGCGGAGTATCACGATCTCAAGGCAGCATTCAGCAAAACCCAAGCAAACACATTACCACCTCATCGACCCCATGACTGTGCTGTTGATCTCCTACCAGGTCACAATCCACCCAAAGGTCgtgtgtttccactgtcactccCAGAATCCGAAGCCATGACTAAATACATCAAGGAAGAGTTGGAAAAAGGCTTCATACGTCCTTCCACTTCCCCTGCATCCGCTCGTTTCTTCTTCGTCAAAAAGAGAGACGGCAGTCTGAGACCCTGCATTGATTACCGTGGTCTCAACGAGATCACGGTGAAGTACCGTTATCCCCTTCCCCTGGTTCCAGCTGCATTAGAACAACTTCGCACTGCCCAATACTACACCAAACTTGACTTACGCTGTGCTTACAACCTGATTCGCATCAGAGAGGGTGACGAATGGAAGACGGCCTTTTCTACAACCaacgggcactatgaataccgggttATGGCGTttggactg is from Carassius gibelio isolate Cgi1373 ecotype wild population from Czech Republic chromosome B22, carGib1.2-hapl.c, whole genome shotgun sequence and encodes:
- the LOC127986975 gene encoding uncharacterized protein LOC127986975, translating into MVRWTFGPQNTRIAEIIKRDQINFIFVSNDERFRDKLLLDNQTGSLNIRNIRSEHTGLYELTVISGKTSLKSFSLTVYAPLPSPVITSNTSNCSSSSSSSSSTSSVSRCSLLCSVVNVSAVTLSWYKGNSLLSSISVSDLSISLSLPLEVEYQENNIYSCVINNPIRNQTTHLDITQLCHTCPDSVHCCGSTEAVIRLVVSALVGVAAVAALVYDLRSGRAQ